One segment of Triticum aestivum cultivar Chinese Spring chromosome 2A, IWGSC CS RefSeq v2.1, whole genome shotgun sequence DNA contains the following:
- the LOC123189114 gene encoding probable BOI-related E3 ubiquitin-protein ligase 2, whose amino-acid sequence MAVQARFLSHAFPHDLNAYRSMDAAAPGASHLLDEHAGCAPAVACIGNNTVLSDLPRSELTCNDNYGFVPRKRARMAGDEPAGLADLARQRLVLQQAAAMHGLMLPCDAQSRAVGSGAASTSGRMANAAGLNTLLYNQGVEMDALIRLETERIRAGLEEARRRHARAVLATVERAAAGRLQAVEAELERARYRNGELEERLRQMTAEGQAWLGVAKSHEAVAAGLRATLDQLLQPPCAVAGAAEGDADDAQSCCFETPAGDNADDAASKAVAAAPSCKACGQGDACVLLLPCRHLSLCGACEPAVDTCPVCGATKNASLHVLLS is encoded by the exons ATGGCTGTCCAGGCGCGGTTCCTCTCCCACGCCTTCCCCCACGACCTCAACGCCTACAGGTCCATGGACGCCGCGGCGCCGGGTGCCTCCCATCTCCTGGACGAGCACGCCGGGTGCGCCCCCGCGGTGGCGTGTATTGGGAACAACACTGTGCTGAGCGATCTCCCGCGAAGCGAGCTCACATGCAACGACAACTACGGCTTCGTGCCCAGGAAGCGGGCGCGCATGGCCGGGGACGAGCCGGCGGGGCTCGCGGACCTGGCACGGCAGCGCTTGGTTCTGCAGCAGGCGGCGGCGATGCACGGGCTCATGCTGCCTTGCGATGCGCAGAGCAGGGCGGTCGGCTCCGGCGCCGCGTCCACTAGCGGGAGGATGGCCAATGCTGCCGGCCTCAACACGCTGCTCTACAACCAGGGCGTGGAGATGGACGCGCTCATACGGCTCGAG ACGGAGAGAATTCGTGCGGGGCTTGAGGAGGCGCGCCGGCGGCACGCGAGGGCGGTCCTGGCTACTGTGGAGCGCGCTGCGGCGGGGCGGCTTCAGGCCGTAGAGGCTGAACTGGAGCGCGCGCGCTACCGCAACGGCGAACTGGAGGAGAGGCTCCGCCAGATGACCGCGGAGGGCCAGGCGTGGCTCGGCGTTGCCAAGAGCCACGAGGCCGTTGCCGCCGGCCTCCGCGCCACCCTGGACCAGCTGCTGCAGCCCCCGTGCGCCGTCGCCGGTGCTGCCGAGGGCGATGCCGACGACGCGCAGTCCTGCTGCTTCGAGACCCCAGCGGGCGACAACGCCGATGACGCGGCGTCCAAGGCGGTCGCGGCGGCTCCGTCGTGCAAGGCCTGCGGCCAGGGGGACGCCTGCGTTCTGCTGCTCCCGTGCCGGCACCTGTCCCTGTGCGGTGCGTGCGAGCCCGCCGTGGACACCTGCCCCGTGTGCGGGGCCACCAAGAACGCCTCGCTCCACGTCCTCCTTTCCTGA